One Phycisphaerae bacterium RAS2 DNA window includes the following coding sequences:
- the macA_1 gene encoding Macrolide export protein MacA — protein sequence MRKYVTLLAIVGVVGVVFALGSFRRGADDKPLINVAEEIPLTVFVTRPVKQDITRLVQAPGDVEATLEVEISSEIVAKIEEMPVEENTIVKKGDLLCRLKEDLLRAEVQSCEARIARLQAAMIDSEAELEKAERDYRWQLRLAEAEATSDKERHDYITILKKSKALCEMRKQEILEAQAALKRVKDDLDRTVIRSPIDGIVSRLDAKIGEVVITGTMNNPGTVIMTVSDLSRMQVRARVDEVDVPLVKEGQKARVYLQADQENPVPAKVLRVAAKSTKQEGRDVVTFETLCEILSNDERIRPGMTANVEIEVDHKNDTVTIPVEAIVHRMRKELPPDLVKEYDAKQTATDISDRARAAQYLKVVYVLDGDLARVRFVEPGIADTRRVELVTGIKPTDVVITGPYRSLDQLKEARKVSLPEEEKKKLAESAPPPETKTHVADKNDETTTDKSASAAPAGQG from the coding sequence ATGAGGAAATACGTAACACTTCTGGCCATCGTCGGCGTGGTCGGCGTGGTCTTCGCCCTGGGCAGTTTCCGCCGCGGCGCCGATGACAAGCCGCTGATCAACGTCGCCGAGGAGATACCGCTGACCGTGTTCGTCACGCGCCCGGTCAAGCAGGACATCACGCGCCTGGTGCAGGCACCGGGCGACGTGGAAGCGACGCTGGAAGTGGAGATCAGCTCCGAGATCGTCGCGAAGATCGAAGAAATGCCCGTGGAGGAGAACACGATCGTCAAGAAGGGCGACCTGCTTTGCCGGCTGAAGGAAGACCTGCTTCGGGCCGAGGTGCAGTCATGCGAAGCGCGCATCGCCCGGCTCCAGGCGGCGATGATCGACTCCGAAGCCGAACTGGAAAAGGCCGAGCGCGATTACCGCTGGCAGTTGCGCCTGGCCGAGGCCGAAGCCACGAGCGACAAGGAACGGCACGACTACATCACGATTTTGAAGAAGTCCAAGGCACTCTGCGAAATGCGCAAGCAGGAGATCCTCGAGGCCCAGGCCGCCCTGAAGCGCGTGAAGGACGACCTGGACCGCACCGTGATTCGTTCGCCGATCGACGGCATCGTTTCACGGCTGGATGCGAAGATCGGCGAGGTGGTGATCACCGGCACCATGAACAATCCCGGCACCGTCATCATGACCGTCAGCGACCTGTCGCGCATGCAGGTGCGAGCGCGCGTGGACGAAGTGGACGTGCCGCTGGTGAAGGAGGGGCAAAAGGCGCGCGTCTATCTCCAGGCCGACCAGGAAAATCCTGTGCCGGCCAAGGTTCTGCGGGTCGCCGCCAAAAGCACCAAGCAGGAAGGCCGCGACGTGGTCACGTTTGAGACGCTTTGCGAGATTCTATCCAACGACGAGCGCATCCGCCCCGGCATGACGGCCAACGTCGAAATCGAAGTCGATCACAAGAACGACACGGTCACGATTCCGGTCGAGGCCATCGTGCATCGCATGCGAAAGGAACTGCCGCCCGATCTGGTGAAGGAGTACGACGCAAAACAGACGGCGACGGATATCTCCGATCGCGCGCGAGCCGCTCAATACCTGAAGGTGGTTTACGTTCTGGACGGCGACCTGGCCCGCGTGCGCTTCGTCGAGCCGGGCATCGCCGACACGCGCCGCGTCGAGCTGGTCACGGGCATCAAGCCGACCGATGTCGTAATCACCGGGCCCTATCGCAGCCTCGATCAACTCAAGGAAGCCCGGAAGGTTTCGCTCCCGGAAGAGGAAAAGAAGAA
- a CDS encoding Yip1 domain protein, translated as MELADVTGHEESRRPGLADAPVVFAAPASLFRRVEDTATYAWTLAVLLIFMTLVGYLRVQTGLVDRVVDLQTERELAVLESAQRDLVDRVALRDEMDSVRKNGEFMKLVGRLKAIVATPVSLLVSILFVSSMLFAAVALTGRKPEYHTLMNICVFAGFIDLAGEALQLLMMLAYRTTQVGTSLDMLLPPGKAPYLAGIDPMAIWYWIVVFIGVTVTQQLSRRAALTACITLFVLGAALRTAGAMMTA; from the coding sequence TTGGAACTAGCTGACGTTACAGGTCATGAGGAGTCCCGCCGACCCGGACTGGCCGATGCCCCGGTTGTCTTTGCTGCGCCCGCATCGCTCTTCCGCAGGGTCGAAGACACCGCCACGTACGCATGGACTCTGGCTGTCCTGCTCATCTTCATGACCCTGGTCGGCTACCTGCGCGTGCAGACCGGTCTGGTGGATCGCGTCGTCGATCTGCAGACCGAGCGCGAGCTGGCCGTGCTGGAGTCGGCGCAGCGCGACCTGGTGGACCGCGTCGCCCTGCGCGACGAGATGGACAGCGTCCGCAAGAACGGCGAGTTCATGAAGCTCGTCGGCCGTTTGAAGGCCATCGTCGCAACGCCGGTCTCGCTGCTTGTATCGATCCTGTTCGTCTCGTCGATGCTCTTCGCCGCGGTCGCCCTGACGGGGCGCAAGCCGGAGTATCACACGTTGATGAACATTTGCGTCTTTGCCGGGTTCATCGACCTCGCGGGCGAGGCGTTGCAACTCTTGATGATGCTGGCGTATCGCACAACGCAGGTCGGCACGTCGCTGGACATGCTGCTCCCGCCGGGCAAAGCGCCGTATCTGGCTGGAATTGACCCGATGGCGATCTGGTACTGGATCGTGGTCTTTATTGGCGTCACCGTGACACAACAACTGTCGCGCCGGGCGGCCCTGACAGCCTGCATCACGCTCTTTGTGCTGGGCGCGGCTCTTCGCACGGCCGGCGCGATGATGACGGCCTGA
- a CDS encoding 3 beta-hydroxysteroid dehydrogenase/Delta 5-->4-isomerase, with the protein MTDPATANSSSPKPRVLVTGGAGFLGINLIRYLLERGYEISSLDFAPFDYADALPRIREFRGDIRNLSAVREAITGCRLVVHCAAALPLYTKQDILTTDIDGTRNVMQAALDAGVDRAVHISSTAVYGIPDHHPLLEDDRQYGVGPYGEAKVRAEQVCLEFRAKGLCIPIIRPKSFIGPERLGVFALFYDWAKDGRGFPMIGNGKNRYQLLDVEDLCDAIHLCMTLDKTRVNDVFNIGAKEFTTMGEDYQAVLDAAGFGKRIRGFPAAPMIWTLRFLELLRLSPLYKWVYETASKDSFVSIEKAERVLGFKPKYSNKDALVRNYRWYLANHHKFEGASGVSHRVPWKQGILKLAKAFF; encoded by the coding sequence ATGACTGACCCGGCAACCGCAAATTCGTCGTCTCCCAAGCCCCGCGTGCTCGTCACCGGCGGTGCGGGGTTCCTCGGTATCAACTTGATTCGCTACCTCCTCGAGCGCGGCTACGAAATCTCCTCGCTCGACTTCGCCCCGTTTGACTATGCCGATGCCCTCCCGCGCATTCGAGAGTTCCGCGGCGACATTCGAAATCTTTCGGCCGTGCGCGAGGCCATCACGGGTTGCAGGCTCGTCGTCCACTGCGCCGCCGCCCTGCCGCTTTACACCAAGCAGGACATCCTCACGACCGACATCGACGGCACGCGCAACGTCATGCAGGCTGCGCTGGACGCCGGCGTCGATCGCGCCGTGCACATCTCGTCCACGGCCGTGTACGGCATCCCCGACCACCATCCCCTACTAGAAGACGACCGTCAATATGGTGTCGGCCCGTACGGCGAGGCCAAGGTCCGCGCCGAGCAGGTCTGCCTCGAATTCCGCGCCAAGGGCTTGTGCATCCCCATCATTCGCCCCAAGTCCTTCATCGGTCCCGAGCGGCTCGGCGTCTTCGCCCTGTTTTACGACTGGGCCAAGGACGGCCGCGGCTTCCCGATGATCGGAAACGGCAAGAACCGGTACCAGTTGCTCGACGTAGAGGACTTGTGCGATGCGATCCACCTCTGCATGACGCTGGACAAAACGCGCGTGAACGACGTCTTCAACATCGGCGCGAAGGAATTCACGACCATGGGCGAGGACTACCAGGCCGTGCTGGATGCCGCCGGGTTTGGAAAGCGAATTCGCGGCTTCCCGGCCGCGCCGATGATCTGGACCTTGCGGTTCCTCGAACTGCTCCGGTTGTCGCCCCTTTACAAGTGGGTCTACGAGACGGCTTCGAAAGATTCGTTTGTCTCAATCGAAAAGGCCGAGCGCGTCCTAGGGTTCAAACCAAAGTACTCAAACAAGGACGCCCTGGTGCGCAACTACCGCTGGTACCTGGCGAACCATCACAAATTCGAGGGCGCCAGCGGCGTCAGCCACCGCGTCCCATGGAAACAGGGAATTCTCAAGCTCGCCAAGGCGTTCTTTTGA
- the prkC_4 gene encoding Serine/threonine-protein kinase PrkC gives MSDASSSPQSSGPRRLICPQCKARYVPTRNVVGRRIKCRHCGHVWRDTSKTIREITGALEQAAEPWQQIGSTVLNAADHASTVAGLVKDLVPTPQAPPGEWVGRMLGKYRIKSVLGQGAMGNVYEAIDPTLDRVVAIKMLPRRMEPDRETIGLRMFLQEARIAAKLQHPNIVTIHEVDQQDGLHYFVMERVQGVTLGHLVESAGPLPANQAIYIIAHAARALAAGHALGIVHRDVKPGNIMIDQRGQVKVTDFGLADVATVEGIAELSEKALGTPGWISPEVARGEKATPASDIYGLGLVAYYALTKQRLIRAATRSGMVRMQAEAKSIRAGDVPPGWPPRLRDVIVQCLQADPADRYQSAELLAADLLRALAPSGQDVTLLLDVARSTRSRRWLSREATFAVAGAAATALFIAFLWWLLY, from the coding sequence ATGAGCGACGCATCGTCATCACCCCAATCCTCCGGGCCGCGCCGCCTGATCTGCCCGCAATGCAAGGCTCGCTATGTCCCCACGCGAAATGTCGTCGGCCGACGCATCAAGTGCAGGCACTGCGGCCATGTCTGGCGCGACACATCCAAGACAATCCGAGAAATAACCGGCGCCCTCGAACAGGCCGCCGAGCCGTGGCAGCAGATCGGTTCGACCGTCCTCAACGCCGCGGATCACGCCTCGACCGTGGCGGGACTCGTCAAGGACCTCGTCCCCACGCCCCAGGCGCCGCCCGGCGAATGGGTCGGCCGCATGCTCGGCAAGTACCGCATCAAGTCCGTGCTCGGCCAGGGCGCGATGGGCAATGTCTACGAGGCCATCGATCCGACGCTCGATCGCGTCGTGGCCATCAAGATGCTGCCGCGCCGCATGGAGCCCGATCGCGAAACGATCGGCCTGCGAATGTTTCTTCAGGAAGCGCGCATCGCCGCGAAGTTGCAGCACCCGAACATTGTCACCATTCACGAAGTCGATCAGCAGGACGGGTTGCACTATTTCGTGATGGAGCGCGTTCAGGGCGTCACGCTCGGCCACCTCGTCGAGTCGGCCGGGCCGCTCCCAGCGAATCAGGCGATTTACATCATTGCGCACGCCGCGCGCGCCCTCGCCGCCGGCCATGCCCTCGGTATCGTCCACCGCGACGTCAAACCCGGAAACATCATGATCGATCAGCGCGGCCAGGTGAAGGTCACCGACTTCGGACTGGCTGACGTTGCCACGGTCGAAGGCATCGCCGAGCTTTCGGAAAAAGCACTCGGCACACCGGGATGGATCAGTCCGGAAGTCGCCCGCGGCGAAAAAGCCACTCCCGCCAGTGACATCTACGGACTGGGACTCGTCGCCTACTACGCGCTCACCAAGCAGCGGCTCATCCGCGCCGCCACGCGTAGCGGGATGGTGCGCATGCAGGCAGAGGCAAAGAGCATTCGCGCCGGCGACGTGCCGCCCGGATGGCCGCCTCGTCTGCGCGACGTGATCGTGCAATGCCTGCAGGCCGACCCGGCCGACCGCTACCAATCCGCCGAATTGCTGGCAGCGGACCTGCTCCGCGCGCTGGCGCCGAGCGGTCAGGATGTCACGCTGTTGCTCGATGTCGCCCGAAGCACGCGATCGCGCCGATGGTTGTCGCGTGAGGCGACCTTCGCCGTTGCCGGCGCTGCGGCCACCGCGCTTTTCATCGCGTTCCTCTGGTGGCTCCTTTACTGA
- the pilT_5 gene encoding Twitching mobility protein, with product MAGPVSIHQLLGAMKTTGASDLHLKAGLPPTYRVGGHLRAVKMPPMSGEEIDACMSPIIPPSRRPYYDEHGDLDFSCDLPDGDRFRVNIFRAGTKMNAAIRRVNSVIPSYEQLHLPPIYGQLIDRSNDGIIIVAGVTGSGKSTTLAAMIEHINSTRSENIVTIEDPVEFVFKPKKSIISQREIGIDISNYGEGLKYIVRQDPDTIFIGEMRDKFTMTAALQAAETGHLVFGSLHSADAMQAFSRILEFFPRAEHEFVRGALANAMRGICVQRLLPGTTEGALVPATEVLTNTSTCKDIIRKEQDQDIPALIAGSEKEGMHSFTTSLARLVQSELVFMDVAMQNAPNPDALASTLRGIKTTASTMISRSR from the coding sequence ATGGCGGGACCGGTCAGCATTCACCAATTGCTGGGGGCGATGAAAACCACCGGCGCGTCGGACCTCCATCTCAAGGCCGGGCTGCCCCCCACCTATCGAGTCGGCGGCCATCTCCGCGCCGTCAAAATGCCCCCCATGTCCGGCGAAGAAATCGACGCCTGCATGTCGCCGATCATTCCGCCGTCGCGCCGGCCGTACTACGACGAGCACGGCGACCTGGATTTTTCCTGCGACCTGCCGGATGGCGACCGATTCCGCGTCAATATCTTTCGCGCGGGCACGAAAATGAACGCGGCCATTCGGCGCGTCAACTCGGTCATCCCTAGTTACGAGCAGCTACACCTGCCGCCGATCTACGGGCAGCTCATCGACCGTTCCAACGACGGCATCATCATCGTCGCCGGCGTCACCGGTTCGGGAAAGAGCACCACGCTCGCCGCCATGATCGAGCACATTAACTCCACGCGATCCGAGAACATCGTCACGATTGAAGACCCCGTCGAATTTGTCTTCAAGCCCAAAAAGTCGATCATCTCCCAACGCGAGATCGGCATCGACATCTCCAATTACGGCGAGGGGTTGAAATACATCGTCCGCCAGGACCCGGACACGATCTTCATTGGTGAAATGCGCGACAAGTTCACCATGACCGCCGCGCTCCAGGCCGCCGAGACCGGCCACCTGGTGTTCGGCAGTCTCCACAGCGCCGATGCGATGCAGGCGTTCTCGCGCATTCTCGAGTTCTTCCCCCGCGCCGAGCACGAGTTCGTCCGCGGCGCGCTGGCCAACGCCATGCGCGGCATCTGCGTTCAGCGGCTGCTGCCTGGGACCACGGAAGGCGCGCTGGTTCCCGCCACCGAGGTCTTGACCAATACGTCCACCTGCAAGGACATCATCCGCAAAGAGCAGGATCAGGACATTCCCGCGCTCATTGCGGGCAGCGAAAAAGAGGGCATGCATTCTTTCACGACCTCGCTCGCCCGGCTCGTTCAGTCCGAACTCGTTTTTATGGATGTCGCCATGCAGAACGCGCCCAACCCCGATGCGCTGGCCAGCACCCTGCGCGGCATCAAGACAACCGCCTCCACCATGATCAGCCGTTCGCGTTGA
- the miaB gene encoding tRNA-2-methylthio-N(6)-dimethylallyladenosine synthase translates to MTSRPTIYLETMGCQMNVLDSELVFGSLRATGYEPTDDLHRAGVVVINTCSVRQHAEDKVWSRLGQLKRSSGRNPEQIVAVIGCMAERDGESLLERAPMVDILCGPSELHRLPALISDVQSRRERAVALSGRLRNHSTPVHTLAQHDDLESLDSGRALGLESHVAMPRVFGRHQAYVRITRGCNKYCTFCVVPYTRGPEVHRPADQIVDEVRRLAAAGVMEVTLLGQTVNHYHHVDDAGRETSFAALLRRVHDEVPELPRLRFVTSYPRDFTDEALQVMAESPRICRYLHVPAQSGSNPVLKRMNRGYTVEQYLAFIARARAAMPDVCISGDMIVGFSGESETDFAASLDLLRHCKYKNCYIFKYSTRPGTTAHDRLPDDVPEAVKRRRNNDMLAVQADISLANHRAMIDRVVDVLVEGPSKRAIQAQESEQERGGEVASLDDRRAAFAGQLVGRTSGDQIVVFSGRADLIGRIVPVRVTAVTPYTMHGDLAGETDTPRRDHATGDQHPARLSLAVLPWSCAT, encoded by the coding sequence ATGACCTCGCGCCCGACCATCTACCTCGAGACGATGGGCTGCCAGATGAACGTGCTGGACAGCGAGTTGGTCTTCGGCTCGCTGCGTGCGACCGGCTACGAGCCGACCGACGATCTGCACCGTGCCGGGGTCGTGGTCATCAACACCTGTTCGGTGCGCCAGCACGCGGAAGACAAGGTCTGGTCGCGGCTGGGTCAGCTCAAGCGCAGCAGTGGGCGCAATCCCGAACAGATCGTCGCGGTCATCGGTTGCATGGCGGAGCGCGACGGCGAGAGCCTGCTCGAGCGGGCGCCGATGGTGGACATCCTTTGCGGTCCGTCGGAGTTGCATCGCCTGCCGGCGCTGATCAGCGACGTGCAATCGCGGCGCGAGCGCGCTGTCGCGCTGTCGGGCCGATTACGCAATCATTCCACACCGGTTCACACCCTGGCGCAGCACGATGATCTCGAATCGCTGGATTCGGGCCGCGCGCTGGGGCTGGAGTCGCACGTCGCCATGCCTCGCGTTTTCGGCCGGCACCAGGCTTACGTCCGCATCACCCGCGGGTGCAACAAGTACTGCACGTTCTGCGTCGTGCCATACACACGCGGGCCGGAGGTGCACCGCCCGGCCGATCAGATCGTGGACGAGGTGCGCCGTCTCGCCGCGGCGGGTGTCATGGAAGTGACGCTGCTGGGCCAGACGGTGAATCATTATCACCATGTCGATGACGCCGGGCGTGAGACATCGTTCGCCGCGCTGCTGCGGCGCGTGCACGACGAGGTCCCCGAGCTGCCGCGGCTGCGCTTTGTCACCAGTTACCCGCGCGATTTCACCGACGAGGCATTGCAGGTGATGGCCGAATCACCGCGCATCTGTCGGTACCTGCATGTCCCCGCACAGAGCGGCAGCAATCCCGTGCTGAAGCGCATGAACCGCGGCTACACGGTCGAGCAATATCTCGCCTTCATCGCCCGCGCCCGCGCTGCCATGCCCGATGTCTGCATCTCCGGCGACATGATCGTCGGCTTCTCCGGCGAAAGCGAGACCGACTTCGCCGCCAGCCTCGACCTGCTGCGGCATTGCAAATATAAAAATTGCTACATCTTCAAGTACTCGACGCGCCCCGGCACGACGGCCCACGACCGCCTGCCCGACGACGTGCCAGAAGCCGTCAAGCGCCGTCGAAACAACGACATGCTCGCCGTGCAGGCCGACATCAGCCTTGCCAACCATCGCGCGATGATCGACCGGGTCGTGGACGTGCTCGTCGAAGGCCCCAGCAAACGCGCCATTCAGGCGCAGGAATCCGAGCAGGAACGCGGTGGCGAAGTCGCTTCGCTCGACGACCGCCGAGCCGCATTCGCCGGCCAGCTCGTCGGGCGGACATCCGGCGATCAGATCGTCGTCTTCAGCGGCCGCGCCGACCTGATCGGTCGCATCGTGCCGGTGCGCGTCACGGCCGTCACGCCGTACACGATGCACGGCGATCTCGCCGGAGAGACGGATACGCCGAGACGCGACCATGCAACCGGCGATCAACATCCGGCGCGCCTGTCGCTCGCCGTGCTGCCGTGGAGCTGCGCGACCTAG
- the kfoC_1 gene encoding Chondroitin synthase translates to MSTPAVSVIIPTFERGDLLVEALDSVAAQTFTDYEVLVIDDGSTEDIAARVAGHPARPCVIRQAHAGPGKARNRGMAEARAPIVAFLDSDDLWLPTKLERFMAALATPGGPRIWYGPMSPMDARRQPVRGRTKDCYEGDITERLFCKSFVHVPTVVCDRAMLIDAGGFEESLPVCEDYDLWLRVSARQPFGLISEPLALRRLHGGRLSKSDMSRNVAVKARMLERFYRSTPGAKKLDRGIAEARLARVYLAAARAAFFAGSFSEAAALCAKAREFGGSPLRAGPIHFIANILQRVAKKQTDCNPSASSVR, encoded by the coding sequence ATGTCAACGCCCGCCGTCAGCGTCATCATTCCGACCTTTGAGCGGGGCGACCTCCTCGTCGAGGCGCTGGACAGCGTCGCCGCTCAAACTTTCACTGACTACGAAGTTCTCGTCATCGACGACGGCTCCACCGAGGACATCGCCGCGCGCGTCGCGGGCCACCCCGCGCGACCGTGCGTCATTCGGCAGGCCCACGCCGGGCCGGGCAAGGCGCGCAACCGCGGCATGGCCGAGGCGCGCGCGCCGATTGTTGCCTTCCTCGACAGCGATGATCTCTGGCTGCCGACGAAGCTGGAGCGGTTCATGGCGGCGCTGGCGACGCCCGGCGGTCCGCGCATCTGGTACGGCCCGATGAGCCCGATGGACGCACGGCGGCAACCGGTGCGAGGGCGCACCAAAGATTGCTACGAAGGCGACATCACCGAGCGGTTGTTCTGCAAGAGTTTTGTCCACGTGCCGACGGTCGTGTGCGACCGGGCGATGTTGATCGACGCCGGCGGGTTCGAAGAATCGTTGCCGGTATGCGAGGATTATGATCTGTGGCTGCGCGTGTCGGCGAGGCAGCCGTTCGGGCTGATCTCCGAGCCGCTGGCGCTGCGGCGGCTGCACGGCGGGCGGTTGAGCAAGTCAGACATGAGTCGCAATGTCGCGGTAAAGGCGCGGATGCTCGAGCGGTTCTATCGGTCGACGCCGGGGGCGAAAAAGCTCGATCGCGGCATCGCGGAGGCGCGGCTGGCCCGGGTCTATCTGGCGGCGGCGCGGGCGGCGTTCTTCGCGGGGAGTTTTTCCGAGGCGGCGGCGCTGTGCGCCAAGGCGCGCGAGTTCGGCGGTTCGCCGCTCCGCGCGGGACCCATTCATTTCATAGCGAATATTCTGCAACGCGTCGCAAAAAAGCAGACGGATTGCAATCCGTCGGCCTCCAGCGTCAGATAG
- a CDS encoding putative Fe(2+)-trafficking protein encodes MADDAKIAQFQKLVEQNPNDDMAQFSLGTALLDAGRAADAGPCFQRVLAVNSQHSKAYEMLGRTQIATGHNDLAIQTLTNGYRIAHRKGDLMPMKAMGELLTSIGAEMPTVAEKRAESSAGGTITAAEGFSCRRCGAPGPKMERRPFKGPLGEEILATVCTKCWKEWVGMGTKVINELRLPMFDPAAQEMYDKHMKEFLMIE; translated from the coding sequence ATGGCCGACGACGCGAAGATCGCACAATTTCAAAAACTGGTCGAGCAGAACCCCAATGATGACATGGCCCAGTTCAGCCTCGGCACGGCGCTGCTCGACGCGGGGCGTGCGGCCGACGCCGGGCCGTGCTTTCAGCGCGTGCTGGCGGTGAACAGCCAGCACTCCAAGGCCTACGAGATGCTCGGGCGCACGCAGATCGCCACGGGCCACAACGATCTCGCGATTCAGACGCTGACCAACGGCTATCGCATCGCGCACCGCAAGGGCGATCTGATGCCGATGAAAGCGATGGGCGAATTGCTCACGTCCATCGGCGCTGAAATGCCGACGGTGGCGGAGAAGCGCGCGGAGTCGAGCGCGGGCGGGACCATCACGGCGGCCGAAGGTTTCTCATGCCGGCGATGCGGCGCGCCGGGGCCGAAGATGGAACGCCGACCGTTCAAAGGCCCGCTGGGCGAGGAGATTCTCGCGACGGTCTGCACGAAGTGCTGGAAGGAATGGGTCGGCATGGGCACGAAAGTGATTAATGAACTGCGCCTGCCGATGTTCGACCCGGCGGCGCAGGAGATGTACGACAAGCACATGAAAGAGTTTTTGATGATCGAGTGA
- the gbsA gene encoding Betaine aldehyde dehydrogenase: MTATAAAPIKPDVEIKYTQCLIDGQWVPAASGKTFETINPATGDVLAQVAEGDKADVDKAVKAARKAFEEGPWRKMSASERGRLMYKLADLIEKNKETLAKLETLDNGKPIRDSLNADVPLTVACYRYYAGWADKNHGKTIPINNVGPNQFFCYTRHEPVGVCGQIIPWNFPMLMQAWKWGPALAMGNTVILKPAEQTPLSALFVAQLALEAGYPPGVINVIPGFGPTAGGAIASHMDIDKVAFTGSTEVGKIIMQAAAGSNIKRVSLELGGKSPNVIFADADADAAIQGAYFALFFNQGQCCCAGSRLFVEEKIHAQFVEKLVGIAKSRRVGDPFDMKTHQGPQVSREQFDRVMGYIEKGNKEGAQRVAGGARVGDRGFFIEPTVFDNVRDDMTIAREEIFGPVLCVMPFKDIDEVIARSNKSDYGLAAAVWTKDIEKALRYSNNVKAGTVWVNCYDVFDAGAPFGGYKQSGIGRELGEYALEHYTEVKTVTVKV; encoded by the coding sequence ATGACCGCCACCGCCGCCGCACCCATCAAGCCCGATGTCGAAATCAAGTATACCCAGTGCCTCATTGATGGCCAATGGGTCCCGGCCGCCAGCGGCAAGACCTTTGAGACGATCAACCCGGCCACTGGCGATGTGCTGGCACAGGTGGCCGAGGGCGACAAGGCCGACGTGGACAAGGCCGTGAAGGCAGCGCGGAAGGCATTCGAGGAAGGCCCGTGGCGGAAGATGTCGGCGTCGGAGCGTGGTCGGCTGATGTACAAGCTGGCCGACCTGATCGAGAAGAACAAGGAGACGCTGGCGAAGCTGGAGACGCTGGACAACGGCAAGCCGATCCGCGACTCGCTGAACGCCGACGTGCCGCTGACCGTCGCGTGCTACCGCTACTACGCGGGCTGGGCTGACAAGAACCACGGCAAGACGATCCCGATCAACAACGTCGGGCCGAACCAGTTTTTCTGCTACACGCGGCACGAGCCGGTCGGCGTCTGCGGGCAGATTATCCCGTGGAACTTTCCGATGCTGATGCAGGCGTGGAAGTGGGGTCCGGCGCTGGCGATGGGCAATACGGTGATTCTCAAGCCGGCCGAGCAGACGCCGTTGAGTGCCCTTTTTGTGGCACAACTGGCGCTGGAGGCAGGCTATCCGCCGGGCGTCATCAACGTCATCCCCGGCTTCGGACCGACGGCCGGCGGCGCGATCGCCTCGCACATGGATATCGACAAAGTGGCGTTCACCGGCTCGACCGAGGTGGGCAAAATTATCATGCAGGCCGCGGCGGGCAGCAACATCAAGCGCGTCTCGCTGGAACTAGGCGGCAAGAGTCCCAACGTAATCTTCGCCGACGCCGACGCCGATGCGGCCATTCAGGGCGCGTACTTCGCGCTGTTCTTCAACCAGGGGCAATGCTGCTGCGCCGGGTCGCGCCTGTTTGTCGAGGAAAAGATTCACGCCCAGTTTGTCGAGAAGCTCGTCGGCATCGCCAAGAGCCGCCGCGTGGGCGATCCGTTCGACATGAAGACGCACCAGGGGCCGCAGGTCAGCCGTGAACAGTTTGACCGCGTGATGGGCTACATCGAGAAGGGCAACAAGGAAGGCGCGCAGCGCGTGGCTGGCGGCGCTCGCGTGGGCGATCGCGGTTTCTTCATCGAGCCAACGGTGTTCGACAACGTGCGCGACGACATGACGATCGCGCGGGAGGAAATCTTCGGCCCGGTGCTGTGCGTGATGCCGTTCAAGGATATCGACGAAGTGATTGCGCGGTCGAACAAGAGCGACTACGGTCTCGCCGCGGCGGTGTGGACGAAGGACATCGAGAAGGCGCTGCGTTATTCGAATAACGTGAAGGCCGGCACGGTGTGGGTGAACTGCTACGACGTGTTCGACGCCGGCGCGCCGTTCGGCGGGTACAAGCAGTCGGGCATCGGCCGCGAGCTGGGCGAGTACGCGCTGGAGCATTATACGGAAGTGAAGACGGTGACGGTGAAGGTGTAG